In one Culex quinquefasciatus strain JHB chromosome 2, VPISU_Cqui_1.0_pri_paternal, whole genome shotgun sequence genomic region, the following are encoded:
- the LOC6043181 gene encoding histidine decarboxylase isoform X2 → MDFDEYRKRGKEMVDYIADYLENIRERRVLPDVKPGYMRTLLPESAPLEGEPWQTIIDDVERVIMPGVTHWQSPHMHAYFPALNSFPSMLGDMLADAINCLGFTWASSPACTELESIVMNWLGKMIGLPDDFLHIPGVSKGGGVIQTTASEATLVCLLAGRTQGIRHFHEHSPGQQDAEINARLVAYCSDQAHSSVEKAALIGLVRMRYIEADDGLCLRGRALEEAIEEDIKRGLIPFWVCATLGTTGACAFDNLVEVGDVCKKYKLWLHVDAAYAGSAFICPEFRVWLNGIAQADSIAFNPSKWLMVHFDCTAMWVKNSGALHRTFNVEPLYLQHENSGLAIDYMHWQIPLSKRFRALKLWFVLRSFGIKGLQKHIREGVRLAQKFEALVLADHRFEIPAARHLGMVVFRLRGENDLTEKLLKRLNHRGNMHAVPASLKGKYVIRFTVTSTYTNNEDILKDWNEIRLVTSELLQELDVKIADRSRVPLKDTREKNEAFGSSLLLANSPMSPKIVNGSFAAIFDADEFLAKVYAGIRISNQDSPAMRRRVRGILMSGKQFSLDSRMDLVVQGISPGEVKNGIESKAITEDCEEVWEGTKGSL, encoded by the exons GCAAAGAGATGGTCGACTACATCGCGGACTATCTGGAGAACATCCGCGAGCGGCGCGTCCTGCCCGATGTCAAGCCCGGCTACATGCGCACGTTGCTGCCCGAATCGGCCCCCCTCGAGGGTGAACCCTGGCAGACGATCATCGACGACGTCGAGCGGGTCATCATGCCGGGCGTAACGCACTGGCAGAGTCCGCACATGCATGCCTACTTTCCGGCGCTCAACTCGTTTCCATCGATGCTGGGGGACATGCTGGCCGATGCCATCAACTGTCTTGGATTCACGTGG GCCTCCTCCCCGGCCTGCACCGAGCTCGAGTCGATCGTGATGAACTGGCTGGGCAAGATGATCGGCCTGCCGGACGACTTCCTGCACATCCCGGGCGTCAGCAAGGGCGGCGGGGTGATCCAAACGACGGCCAGCGAAGCGACGCTGGTGTGTCTGCTGGCGGGTCGAACGCAGGGCATCCGCCACTTTCACGAGCACAGCCCCGGCCAACAGGACGCGGAAATCAACGCCCGGCTGGTGGCGTACTGCTCCGACCAGGCCCACTCCAGCGTCGAAAAGGCCGCCCTAATCGGATTGGTCCGGATGCGGTACATCGAGGCGGACGACGGTCTCTGCCTGCGGGGACGCGCCCTGGAGGAGGCCATCGAGGAGGACATCAAGCGGGGGCTGATTCCGTTCTGG GTCTGTGCCACTCTCGGTACCACAGGTGCGTGCGCCTTCGACAACCTCGTTGAAGTGGGGGAcgtttgcaaaaaatacaagCTGTGGCTGCACGTGGACGCCGCCTACGCCGGGAGTGCGTTCATCTGTCCGGAGTTCCGGGTGTGGCTGAACGGGATCGCCCAGGCAGACTCGATCGCGTTCAACCCGTCCAAGTGGCTGATGGTCCACTTTGATTGTACCGCTATGTG gGTCAAAAACAGTGGAGCACTTCACAGAACGTTCAACGTCGAGCCACTCTATCTTCAGCATGAGAATTCTGGGTTGGCTATCGATTACATG CACTGGCAGATTCCGCTGAGTAAACGATTCCGCGCTCTTAAGCTCTGGTTCGTGCTGCGAAGCTTCGGCATCAAGGGACTCCAGAAGCACATCCGCGAGGGCGTCCGACTGGCACAAAAGTTTGAAGCTCTCGTACTGGCGGACCACCGGTTCGAAATCCCCGCAGCACGTCATCTGGGAATGGTCGTGTTCCGACTCCGCGGTGAGAATGACCTGACGGAGAAGCTGCTCAAGAGATTGAACCACCGCGGGAACATGCACGCCGTTCCGGCTTCTCTGAAGGGCAAGTACGTGATCCGATTTACCGTGACTTCGACCTACACGAACAACGAGGACATCCTGAAGGACTGGAACGAGATCCGGCTGGTGACCAGCGAGCTTCTGCAGGAGTTGGACGTCAAGATCGCCGACAGGTCGCGCGTCCCACTGAAAG ATACGCGCGAGAAGAACGAAGCGTTCGGATCGAGCCTGCTGCTGGCCAACTCGCCCATGTCACCGAAGATCGTGAACGGCTCATTCGCGGCCATCTTCGACGCGGACGAGTTCCTGGCCAAGGTGTACGCCGGCATCAGGATCTCG AACCAGGACTCGCCGGCGATGCGACGCCGCGTCCGCGGGATCCTCATGTCCGGCAAGCAGTTCTCGCTCGACTCCCGGATGGACCTCGTCGTGCAGGGCATCAGCCCGGGCGAGGTCAAGAACGGGATCGAGTCCAAAGCCATCACCGAAGACTGCGAAGAGGTTTGGGAAGGTACGAAGGGAAG CTTGTGA